The following proteins are encoded in a genomic region of Catellatospora sp. TT07R-123:
- a CDS encoding family 43 glycosylhydrolase, with product MRITLRRASMRALALVVGLSCLAVAAPHTARADNPIVQHIYTADPAPLVYNGRVYLYTGHDEDASTYFTMRDWRVWSSADMVNWTDHGSPMSLATFSWASSDAWAGQAVYRNGKFYWYVPMRMSNGSQAIGVGVSDSPTGPFRDALGRPLIQGSEIDPTVFIDTDGQAYLYYGNPHLWYVRLNADMISYSGSPTQIPLTTSGFGTRSGDANRPTLYEEGPWFYKRNSLYYMVFAAKCCSEFIAYSTSTSPTGPWTYRGTIMPTQGGSFTNHPGVVDFNGGSYFFYHNGALPGGGGYTRSVAVEKFSYNSDGTIPTINMTATGAPQAGTLDPYVRQEAETIAWGSGIETEAAGEGGMNIGWIENGDYVKVKGVAFGTGASSFTARVASGAGGGRIEARIDSATGTTVATCTVAGTGGWQTWATVSCPVTGATGTHDLYLRFTGGSGYLFNMNWWQFTTGQATGYPTGYHPLVIGNNGLCVDVSGMSTAAGAAIVQSTCGGQNSQKFQFVPVSGGYGRLQAQHSGYDVAVANSSTAAGVLNIVQQVPNSASNSLWLPVQQSDGSYSFRNQNSGLCLDVYGANSTVGQQLDQWQCKNAPGNNQDFSPR from the coding sequence GTGAGAATCACCTTGCGGCGGGCGTCGATGCGCGCGCTCGCCCTGGTCGTGGGCCTGTCGTGCCTGGCGGTAGCCGCTCCACACACGGCCCGCGCGGACAACCCGATCGTGCAGCACATCTACACCGCCGACCCGGCGCCGCTGGTCTACAACGGCCGGGTCTACCTGTACACCGGACACGACGAAGACGCCTCGACCTACTTCACGATGCGCGACTGGCGCGTGTGGTCGTCGGCGGACATGGTGAACTGGACCGACCACGGTTCGCCGATGAGCCTGGCGACCTTCAGCTGGGCCAGCTCCGACGCCTGGGCGGGCCAGGCCGTCTACCGCAACGGCAAGTTCTACTGGTATGTGCCGATGCGGATGTCCAACGGATCGCAGGCGATCGGCGTCGGGGTGTCGGACAGCCCGACCGGACCGTTCCGCGACGCCCTCGGCCGTCCGCTGATCCAGGGCTCCGAGATCGACCCGACCGTCTTCATCGACACCGACGGGCAGGCGTACCTGTACTACGGCAACCCGCACCTGTGGTATGTGCGGCTCAACGCCGACATGATCTCGTACTCGGGCAGTCCGACGCAGATCCCGCTGACCACCTCGGGCTTCGGCACCCGCAGCGGAGACGCGAACCGGCCGACCCTGTACGAGGAGGGGCCGTGGTTCTACAAGCGCAACAGCCTCTACTACATGGTGTTCGCGGCGAAGTGCTGCTCTGAGTTCATCGCCTACTCCACCTCGACCAGCCCGACCGGGCCGTGGACCTACCGCGGGACCATCATGCCCACGCAGGGCGGCAGCTTCACCAATCACCCCGGGGTCGTCGACTTCAACGGCGGCTCCTACTTCTTCTACCACAACGGCGCGCTGCCCGGCGGCGGCGGCTACACGCGGTCGGTCGCCGTGGAGAAGTTCAGCTACAACAGCGACGGCACGATCCCGACGATCAACATGACGGCGACCGGTGCGCCGCAGGCCGGCACGCTCGACCCCTACGTCCGGCAGGAGGCGGAGACCATCGCGTGGGGCAGCGGCATCGAGACCGAGGCCGCGGGCGAGGGCGGGATGAACATCGGCTGGATCGAGAACGGCGACTACGTCAAGGTCAAGGGCGTCGCCTTCGGCACCGGTGCCAGCTCGTTCACCGCCAGGGTGGCCTCGGGAGCCGGCGGCGGCCGGATCGAGGCGCGGATCGACAGCGCGACCGGGACGACAGTCGCGACCTGCACCGTCGCGGGCACCGGCGGCTGGCAGACCTGGGCGACGGTGTCGTGCCCGGTGACCGGCGCGACCGGCACCCATGACCTCTACCTGCGCTTCACCGGCGGCAGCGGGTACCTGTTCAACATGAACTGGTGGCAGTTCACCACCGGCCAGGCCACCGGCTACCCGACCGGCTACCACCCGCTCGTCATCGGCAACAACGGCCTGTGCGTGGACGTGAGCGGCATGTCGACCGCGGCCGGCGCGGCGATCGTCCAGAGCACCTGCGGCGGCCAGAACAGCCAGAAGTTCCAGTTCGTGCCGGTGTCCGGCGGCTACGGCCGCCTTCAGGCGCAGCACTCGGGCTACGACGTGGCCGTGGCCAACAGTTCCACCGCCGCCGGAGTCCTCAACATCGTCCAGCAGGTGCCCAACAGCGCGTCGAACAGCCTGTGGCTCCCGGTCCAGCAGTCGGACGGCTCGTACTCGTTCCGGAATCAGAACAGCGGCCTGTGCCTGGACGTGTACGGCGCCAACAGCACCGTCGGCCAGCAGCTCGACCAGTGGCAGTGCAAGAACGCCCCCGGCAACAACCAGGACTTCTCACCGCGCTGA
- a CDS encoding RICIN domain-containing protein — translation MVVAGALAVTALTGPSAYAATTAGCGKAPTLHNGTYTVQSSGQSRSFILRIPDGYSNTRPYRLIFAYHWRGGTMNDVSSGGTSGTTWSYYGMQEQSDNSAILVAPQGIGNGWANTNGADLTFTDDMVRMIENDLCVDTAQLFAMGFSYGGGMSYAVACARATVFRAVVVYSGAQLSGCSGGSQPVAYFGIHGVSDNVLNISQGRSLRDTFLRNNGCAAQNAPEPAPGSGRHITTTYSCRAGYPAQWAAFDGGHGPAPVDGCSGCEDGVRTWSKGEAWRFLSQFGAGPAPSSPPPSSPAPGRSNVLMVGQQSGRCVDVPNSATANGTQVQLWDCHGGTNQRWTYTASRQLTVYGNKCLDANGSGTGNGTAVIIWDCNGQANQQWNVNSNGTITGVQSGLCLDVSGQATANGTKIQLWSCHGGANQQWTLRN, via the coding sequence ATGGTCGTCGCGGGCGCCCTGGCGGTGACCGCACTGACCGGACCGTCGGCGTACGCCGCGACGACCGCGGGCTGCGGCAAGGCCCCCACGCTGCACAACGGGACGTACACCGTCCAGAGCAGCGGCCAGAGCCGCAGTTTCATCCTGCGGATCCCCGACGGTTACAGCAACACCCGGCCATACCGCCTGATCTTCGCCTACCACTGGCGGGGCGGCACCATGAACGACGTCTCGTCCGGCGGAACCAGCGGCACCACCTGGTCGTACTACGGGATGCAGGAGCAGTCCGACAACAGCGCGATCCTGGTCGCCCCGCAGGGCATCGGAAACGGCTGGGCCAACACCAACGGCGCGGACCTGACCTTCACCGACGACATGGTCCGGATGATCGAGAACGATCTGTGCGTCGACACCGCCCAGCTGTTCGCCATGGGCTTCAGCTACGGCGGTGGGATGAGCTACGCCGTCGCCTGTGCCCGCGCGACCGTCTTCCGGGCCGTCGTGGTCTACTCCGGCGCCCAGCTGTCCGGTTGCAGCGGCGGCAGCCAGCCGGTCGCCTACTTCGGCATCCACGGCGTCTCCGACAACGTGCTCAACATCTCGCAGGGCCGGTCGCTGCGGGACACGTTCCTGCGCAACAACGGCTGTGCCGCGCAGAACGCCCCCGAACCGGCTCCGGGAAGCGGCAGGCACATCACGACCACGTACTCCTGCCGCGCCGGGTACCCGGCGCAGTGGGCCGCCTTCGACGGCGGCCACGGCCCGGCGCCGGTGGACGGATGCTCCGGCTGCGAGGACGGCGTCAGGACCTGGAGCAAGGGGGAGGCCTGGCGATTCCTGTCCCAGTTCGGTGCCGGCCCGGCACCGAGCTCGCCGCCGCCGAGCAGCCCCGCACCCGGCCGGTCGAACGTGCTGATGGTGGGCCAGCAGTCGGGCCGCTGCGTCGACGTGCCCAATTCCGCCACCGCGAACGGCACCCAGGTGCAGCTCTGGGACTGCCATGGCGGAACCAACCAGCGCTGGACCTACACCGCGAGCCGGCAGCTGACGGTGTACGGCAACAAGTGCCTGGACGCCAATGGCAGCGGTACGGGCAACGGCACGGCCGTGATCATCTGGGACTGCAACGGGCAGGCCAACCAGCAGTGGAACGTGAACTCCAACGGCACGATCACCGGCGTCCAGTCGGGGCTGTGCCTCGACGTCAGCGGCCAGGCGACCGCCAACGGCACGAAGATCCAGCTGTGGAGCTGCCACGGCGGCGCCAACCAGCAGTGGACCCTGCGTAACTGA
- a CDS encoding glycoside hydrolase family 6 protein, which translates to MKPDLMSSPRRRILAAAVSAVSVVAAATAGLLLGAGEAAAGTLSGSFYRDPTSAVNQWLAANPNDSRASLISQRIGSQPQARWFASYNQSTIQSQVASYVGAANAVNQIPVLVAYMIPNRDCGGASAGGAPSYSAYRTWVDAFAAGLGSRTAVVILEPDSLALQTCLSASEKSERNSALSYAVGRLKQADPSVKVYLDAGHSAWNSASDTASRLQAAGVANAAGFFSNVSNFHWTADEVNFGRNVLNALGNGNLHQVVDVSRNGKGALGSEWCDPAGRGTGAAPTTATNESTVDALLWIKPPGEADGCAAAAGTFVPDLAYSLAQNGVVTSPPPSTSASPSRSASPSASPSRSASPSPSGSTPAGACTVAYRVENQWDNGFTASVTLTNRGPAITAWTVTWSYAGNQQVTSAWNTVLTQSGTAVTAKNVGYNGSVATNGSTSFGFQATYSGTNTSPTVFKLNGTTCS; encoded by the coding sequence TTGAAACCCGATCTCATGTCCTCGCCCCGGCGCCGGATCCTCGCCGCCGCGGTCTCCGCGGTATCCGTCGTGGCCGCCGCCACGGCCGGGTTGCTGCTCGGTGCGGGTGAGGCCGCGGCCGGCACCCTGTCCGGCAGCTTCTACCGCGATCCCACCTCGGCCGTGAACCAGTGGCTGGCCGCGAACCCCAACGACTCGCGGGCCTCGCTGATCAGCCAGCGCATCGGCAGCCAGCCGCAGGCGCGGTGGTTCGCGTCGTACAACCAGAGCACGATCCAGTCGCAGGTCGCCTCGTACGTCGGCGCCGCCAACGCGGTGAACCAGATTCCGGTGCTGGTGGCGTACATGATCCCGAACCGGGACTGCGGCGGCGCCAGCGCCGGCGGCGCGCCGAGCTACTCGGCGTACCGGACCTGGGTGGACGCGTTCGCCGCCGGTCTGGGCAGCCGTACCGCGGTGGTGATCCTCGAACCCGACTCGCTGGCGTTGCAGACGTGCCTGTCGGCCAGTGAGAAGTCCGAGCGCAACTCGGCGCTCAGCTACGCGGTCGGCAGGCTCAAGCAGGCCGACCCGAGTGTGAAGGTGTACCTCGACGCGGGGCATTCGGCCTGGAACAGTGCCTCCGACACCGCGTCGCGGCTGCAGGCCGCCGGTGTGGCCAACGCCGCCGGGTTCTTCTCGAACGTGTCCAACTTCCACTGGACCGCCGACGAGGTCAACTTCGGGCGCAACGTGCTCAACGCGCTCGGCAACGGGAACCTGCACCAGGTCGTCGACGTCAGCCGCAACGGCAAGGGCGCGCTGGGCAGCGAGTGGTGCGACCCGGCCGGTCGCGGTACCGGTGCCGCGCCGACCACGGCGACCAACGAGTCGACCGTGGACGCGCTGCTGTGGATCAAGCCGCCGGGTGAGGCCGACGGCTGCGCCGCCGCGGCGGGCACGTTCGTGCCGGACCTGGCGTACTCGCTGGCCCAGAACGGTGTGGTGACCAGCCCACCGCCGAGCACGTCGGCCTCCCCGTCCCGGTCGGCCTCGCCGTCAGCCTCCCCGTCGCGGTCGGCCTCCCCGTCGCCGTCGGGGAGCACTCCGGCCGGGGCCTGCACGGTGGCATACCGGGTGGAGAACCAGTGGGACAACGGCTTCACCGCCTCGGTCACCCTGACCAACCGCGGCCCGGCCATCACCGCCTGGACCGTCACCTGGTCCTACGCGGGTAACCAGCAGGTCACCAGCGCCTGGAACACCGTGCTGACCCAGAGCGGCACCGCGGTCACGGCCAAGAACGTCGGTTACAACGGCTCGGTCGCCACCAACGGCAGCACCAGCTTCGGCTTCCAGGCGACCTACAGCGGCACCAACACCAGTCCGACCGTGTTCAAGCTCAACGGCACCACCTGCAGCTGA
- a CDS encoding arabinofuranosidase catalytic domain-containing protein, with the protein MDYSNQRSAQRRRWSPASGATLVALLIGSLTLLAAGGVASAATVGTPTPITGGQSGRCLDVPNSSTDNGVQIQLWDCSGQANQSWTYTSGKQLQVYGGKCLDASGRGTTNGTQVIIWDCNGQTNQQWNLNTNGTITGVQSGLCLDANGAATANGTKIIIWSCGGGANQQWSQSTTTTPPPGSGPCDIYAAGGTPCVAAHSTTRALYQSYSGNLYQVRRSSDNTTRNIAVLSTGGVANAGTQDSFCAGTTCVITVVYDQSGRGNDLWYQGSSVVPGSSQSSPARATSESLTVGGSKAYSLYINPGNSYWRDGHLTGVPTGSAPEGMYMVTSGVHANGGCCFDYGNSETTRSADAAGAMDAINFSTQCWFGGCSGAGPWVQADLEWGLYSGGSQSWNSNQRAFTSKFVTATLKNNGTSRFAMKGSNSQSGSLFTLWDGGLPGGYSPMKKQGAIILGSGGDCCKPGGGANLSAGTFYEGAIVAGYPSDATENAVQANIVAAGYR; encoded by the coding sequence ATGGACTATTCGAATCAGCGAAGTGCCCAGCGGAGGCGATGGTCGCCCGCATCGGGCGCCACGCTCGTCGCCCTCCTCATCGGCAGCCTGACCCTGCTGGCCGCTGGTGGCGTCGCTTCGGCGGCGACAGTCGGCACACCCACGCCGATCACCGGCGGCCAGTCCGGCCGCTGCCTGGACGTGCCCAACTCCAGCACCGACAACGGAGTCCAGATCCAGCTGTGGGATTGCAGCGGTCAGGCCAATCAGTCGTGGACCTACACGTCCGGCAAGCAGCTGCAGGTGTACGGCGGCAAGTGCCTCGACGCGAGCGGCCGCGGCACGACCAACGGCACCCAGGTGATCATCTGGGACTGCAACGGCCAGACCAACCAGCAGTGGAACCTCAACACCAACGGCACGATCACCGGCGTGCAGTCCGGGCTGTGCCTGGACGCCAACGGCGCCGCCACCGCCAACGGCACGAAGATCATCATCTGGTCGTGCGGCGGCGGCGCCAACCAACAGTGGAGTCAGTCCACGACGACCACACCGCCGCCCGGCTCGGGCCCCTGTGACATCTACGCCGCCGGCGGGACGCCCTGCGTGGCCGCCCACAGCACCACCCGGGCGCTCTACCAGTCGTACAGCGGCAATCTCTACCAGGTGCGACGGTCCTCGGACAACACGACCAGGAACATCGCCGTGCTGAGCACCGGCGGCGTGGCGAACGCCGGCACCCAGGACTCCTTCTGCGCCGGCACGACCTGTGTCATCACCGTCGTGTACGACCAGTCCGGTCGCGGCAACGACCTGTGGTACCAGGGCTCCAGCGTCGTGCCCGGCTCCAGCCAGAGCAGTCCGGCCAGAGCGACCTCGGAGTCGCTCACGGTCGGCGGCAGCAAGGCGTACTCGCTGTACATCAATCCGGGCAACAGCTACTGGCGCGACGGGCACCTGACCGGCGTGCCGACCGGCAGCGCGCCGGAGGGCATGTACATGGTGACCAGCGGTGTCCATGCCAACGGCGGCTGCTGCTTCGACTACGGCAACAGCGAGACCACCCGCAGCGCCGACGCCGCCGGGGCGATGGACGCCATCAACTTCAGCACGCAGTGCTGGTTCGGCGGCTGCTCCGGAGCAGGTCCGTGGGTCCAGGCAGACCTCGAGTGGGGCCTGTACTCCGGTGGCAGCCAGTCCTGGAACTCGAACCAGCGGGCGTTCACGAGCAAGTTCGTCACCGCCACGCTGAAGAACAACGGCACCTCGCGCTTCGCCATGAAGGGCAGCAACTCCCAGTCCGGCAGCCTGTTCACCCTGTGGGACGGAGGCCTGCCCGGCGGGTACAGCCCCATGAAGAAGCAGGGCGCCATCATCCTCGGCAGCGGGGGCGACTGCTGCAAGCCGGGCGGCGGCGCGAACCTCAGCGCCGGCACCTTCTACGAGGGCGCGATCGTCGCCGGCTACCCGTCCGACGCGACCGAGAACGCGGTTCAGGCCAACATCGTGGCCGCCGGCTACCGCTGA
- a CDS encoding ricin-type beta-trefoil lectin domain protein, whose translation MLRTRRILHWSRPAAALAAAALAATGLVAVAADPAQAATSITINGSSGGQTFDGVGAVSGGGGNSRLLIDYPEPQRGQILDYLFKPGYGAALQILKVEMGGDTNSTSGSEPSHEHVRGDLDCNRGYEWWIMEQAKARNPNIRLAALPWGAPGWIGNGNFMSQDMINYYLDWLGCARQHNLTMDYITAAQNEKRTDATWTINLRSALNSNGYSGVKIIFGDDYPGSWGPANTVAGNSTLRSSIDVLSAHYVCGYLSAQSSCPVSSTATGTGKTLWNSEGGSQDYNDGAKPLARGINRGYIDGRMVAYLNWDLIAAITPNLPWATVGLILANQPWSGWYSVGKNNWALAHTTQFTAPGWKYLDSSSGYLGGNRNNGSYVSLKSTNNTDYSTIIETMDATSAQQLNLNVTGGLSTGQVHVWATNLNSNNTGDFFVHTSDITPSGGAFSLTVQPGYLYSITTTTGQGKGTATSPGQGSLNLPYSDTFDGYATGRMPRYLQDMQGAFEVVSCGGGRSGMCLRQMSQQAPITWKTLADPATYGGNLNWGNYTVSAEVMLERSGYAQLEGHVGSTNLDPIGNYNAYFLRVTDTGSWSILRNNTSGQLTTLRSGTVSALGTNRWHSLSLAFSNGSITAAVDGTTVGTATDSTFGTGQVGFGTSQGETAQFDNLSVVGGPGGSTSPVLNTNSGRCLDVPGQAQTNGTQVTLWDCNGGANQQWTYTAGKQLQVYGSKCLDANAQGTGSGTKVIIWDCNGGANQQWNVNTNGTITGVQSGICLAPSGAGGANSTPIVLATCTGGNDQKWSRG comes from the coding sequence ATGCTGAGAACGAGACGAATTCTTCACTGGTCGCGGCCGGCGGCAGCACTGGCCGCGGCCGCCCTGGCGGCCACGGGCCTGGTGGCGGTGGCCGCCGACCCAGCGCAGGCCGCCACGTCGATCACCATCAACGGTTCCTCCGGCGGACAGACGTTCGACGGAGTGGGGGCGGTCAGCGGCGGCGGCGGCAACAGCCGACTGCTCATCGACTACCCGGAGCCACAGCGCGGCCAGATCCTCGACTACCTGTTCAAGCCCGGCTACGGTGCCGCCCTGCAGATCCTCAAGGTCGAGATGGGCGGCGACACCAACTCCACCAGCGGCTCCGAGCCGAGCCACGAGCACGTCCGCGGGGACCTCGACTGCAACCGCGGCTACGAGTGGTGGATCATGGAGCAGGCCAAGGCCCGCAACCCCAACATCAGGCTGGCCGCGCTGCCCTGGGGCGCCCCGGGCTGGATCGGCAACGGCAACTTCATGTCCCAGGACATGATCAACTACTATCTGGACTGGCTGGGCTGCGCCCGGCAGCACAACCTGACCATGGACTACATCACCGCCGCGCAGAACGAGAAGCGCACCGACGCGACCTGGACCATCAACCTCCGTTCCGCGCTCAACAGCAACGGCTACAGCGGCGTGAAGATCATCTTCGGTGACGACTACCCCGGCAGCTGGGGCCCGGCCAACACGGTCGCCGGCAACTCCACCCTGCGCAGCAGCATCGACGTGCTCAGCGCCCACTACGTGTGCGGCTACCTCAGCGCGCAGAGCTCCTGCCCGGTGTCGTCGACCGCCACCGGCACGGGCAAGACGCTGTGGAACAGCGAGGGCGGCTCGCAGGACTACAACGACGGCGCCAAGCCACTGGCCCGGGGCATCAACCGCGGCTACATCGACGGCAGGATGGTCGCCTACCTCAACTGGGACCTGATCGCGGCGATCACCCCGAACCTCCCGTGGGCCACCGTCGGGCTGATCCTGGCCAACCAGCCGTGGTCGGGCTGGTATTCCGTGGGCAAGAACAACTGGGCCCTGGCGCACACGACCCAGTTCACCGCGCCGGGCTGGAAGTACCTGGACTCCTCCAGCGGCTACCTCGGCGGCAACCGCAACAACGGCAGTTACGTGTCGCTGAAGTCGACCAACAACACCGACTACAGCACGATCATCGAGACGATGGATGCCACGAGCGCCCAGCAGCTCAACCTCAACGTCACCGGCGGCCTGTCCACCGGCCAGGTACACGTCTGGGCGACCAACCTGAACTCGAACAACACCGGCGACTTCTTCGTGCACACGAGCGACATCACCCCGTCGGGCGGTGCCTTCTCGCTGACCGTACAGCCCGGCTACCTCTACAGCATCACCACGACCACCGGACAGGGCAAGGGCACCGCGACCAGCCCGGGGCAGGGCTCGCTGAACCTCCCGTACAGCGACACTTTCGACGGGTACGCCACCGGCCGGATGCCGAGGTACCTACAGGACATGCAGGGCGCCTTCGAGGTCGTCTCCTGCGGTGGCGGCCGGTCCGGCATGTGCCTGCGCCAGATGTCGCAGCAGGCTCCCATCACCTGGAAGACCCTCGCCGACCCCGCGACCTACGGCGGGAACCTGAACTGGGGCAACTACACCGTCTCCGCCGAGGTCATGCTCGAACGGTCCGGATACGCCCAGCTGGAAGGCCACGTCGGGTCGACGAACCTGGACCCGATCGGCAACTACAACGCCTACTTCCTGCGGGTCACCGACACCGGCTCCTGGTCGATCCTGCGCAACAACACCAGCGGACAGCTGACCACCCTGCGCAGCGGCACGGTCTCGGCGCTGGGCACCAACCGCTGGCACAGCCTCTCCCTCGCCTTCTCCAACGGCAGCATCACCGCCGCCGTCGACGGCACCACGGTCGGCACCGCCACCGACTCCACCTTCGGCACCGGCCAGGTCGGGTTCGGCACCAGCCAGGGTGAGACCGCCCAGTTCGACAACCTGTCCGTGGTGGGCGGGCCGGGCGGCAGCACGAGTCCGGTCCTCAACACCAACTCCGGCAGGTGCCTGGACGTGCCCGGCCAGGCCCAGACCAACGGCACCCAGGTGACCCTGTGGGACTGCAACGGCGGCGCCAACCAGCAGTGGACCTACACGGCAGGCAAGCAGCTGCAGGTGTACGGCAGCAAGTGCCTGGACGCCAACGCGCAGGGCACCGGCTCCGGCACCAAGGTCATCATCTGGGACTGCAACGGAGGCGCCAACCAGCAGTGGAACGTCAACACCAACGGCACCATCACCGGCGTCCAGTCCGGCATCTGCCTGGCTCCCAGCGGCGCAGGGGGCGCCAACAGCACCCCGATCGTCCTGGCGACCTGCACCGGCGGCAACGACCAGAAGTGGAGCCGAGGCTGA
- a CDS encoding aldo/keto reductase — MTGADHRMPQRPLGRTGIDVTVLGFGASGIGNLGYATADGDAAAAVGAAWDAGIRMFDTAPHYGLGLSERRLGEALRRYPRSEYVLSTKVGRLLRPNPAPTGSDLASGGFAVPDDLTRGWDFTAAGVERSLEESLRRLGVDRIDIVYVHDPDDAVDDAVRHAIPALVKLRDQGVIGAVGVGMNQWQAPLRMVGETDLDVVMLAGRYTLLDRSGTRLLDECARRGVAVVAAAPFNSGLLARPWPPDDARYDYGPAPQDVLRQARRIAGTCQAHGTVLPAAAVQFPLRHPAVASVVTGMRSARHVDSVVTGAFARLPDALWHAVG, encoded by the coding sequence GTGACCGGAGCCGATCACCGGATGCCGCAGCGTCCGCTCGGCCGTACCGGCATCGACGTCACCGTGCTGGGCTTCGGTGCTTCCGGCATCGGCAACCTGGGCTATGCCACCGCGGACGGCGACGCCGCAGCTGCCGTCGGCGCGGCCTGGGACGCCGGCATCCGGATGTTCGACACCGCCCCCCACTACGGCCTGGGGCTGTCCGAACGCCGCCTGGGCGAGGCACTGCGACGGTACCCCCGCAGCGAATACGTGCTGTCGACCAAGGTCGGCCGGCTACTGCGCCCCAACCCGGCACCCACCGGATCGGACCTCGCTTCCGGCGGCTTCGCCGTCCCCGACGACCTGACCAGGGGATGGGACTTCACGGCGGCCGGGGTCGAACGCAGCCTGGAGGAGAGTCTGCGCCGGCTCGGCGTGGACCGCATCGACATCGTCTACGTCCATGACCCCGACGATGCCGTCGACGACGCGGTCAGGCACGCGATCCCCGCGCTGGTGAAGCTGCGGGACCAGGGAGTGATCGGTGCGGTGGGCGTCGGCATGAACCAGTGGCAGGCGCCGCTGCGCATGGTCGGGGAGACCGACCTCGACGTGGTCATGCTCGCCGGCCGGTACACGCTGCTCGACCGGTCGGGGACGCGGCTGCTCGACGAATGCGCCCGGCGCGGGGTCGCGGTGGTGGCCGCGGCTCCCTTCAACTCCGGCCTGCTGGCCCGGCCGTGGCCACCCGACGACGCGCGCTACGACTACGGCCCCGCCCCGCAGGACGTGTTGCGGCAGGCCCGGCGCATAGCCGGGACGTGCCAGGCGCACGGCACCGTGCTGCCCGCCGCGGCGGTGCAGTTCCCGCTGCGCCATCCCGCGGTGGCATCGGTCGTCACCGGGATGCGGTCGGCGCGTCACGTCGACTCCGTGGTGACGGGCGCGTTCGCCCGGCTGCCGGACGCTCTGTGGCACGCGGTCGGCTGA
- a CDS encoding L-rhamnose mutarotase codes for MQVIGLHTRLRPGLEETYERIHARLSPEHEQALRDSGVHSWHIWRDGLDLFHTIVCADWAGMEEAMGRLELTHRWHDVIHPMLDLAVSQRGPLPLVWKLPEHTAATPADDRTGEAA; via the coding sequence GTGCAGGTCATCGGCTTACACACCCGACTCCGCCCTGGTCTCGAAGAGACCTACGAACGGATCCATGCGAGGCTGTCGCCCGAGCATGAGCAGGCCCTACGCGACAGCGGTGTGCACTCCTGGCACATCTGGCGGGACGGTCTCGACCTGTTCCACACGATCGTCTGCGCGGACTGGGCAGGCATGGAGGAGGCGATGGGCAGACTGGAGCTGACGCACCGGTGGCACGACGTCATCCACCCGATGCTCGACCTGGCGGTGTCTCAGCGAGGGCCGCTGCCGCTGGTCTGGAAGCTGCCCGAACATACCGCCGCCACGCCGGCCGACGACCGGACAGGGGAGGCCGCGTGA
- a CDS encoding SDR family oxidoreductase has translation MFDLSGRLAVVTGARRGIGLAIADALAAAGADIVAVSAQLEHEGSEVARRVTRHGRHCEVRAVDFARRDAVAGLAAELTRRHRPVDILINNAGTIARAPAAEHSDEDWDRVLAVDLTAQFVLAREVGRAMLARSTGKIVFTASLLSFQGGITVPGYAAAKSGVAGLTRALANEWAPHGVNVNAIVPGYIATDNNQALRDDARRNTAILDRIPAGRWGTPADLAGVAVFLSSAASDYVHGALIPVDGGWLSR, from the coding sequence ATGTTCGACCTGAGCGGAAGACTCGCCGTCGTCACCGGCGCTCGCCGCGGCATCGGGTTGGCCATCGCCGATGCGCTGGCAGCGGCCGGTGCCGACATCGTCGCCGTCAGCGCGCAGCTTGAGCACGAAGGCAGCGAGGTGGCCCGCCGCGTGACGCGACACGGCCGGCACTGCGAGGTGCGGGCCGTCGACTTCGCCCGCAGAGACGCGGTCGCCGGCCTGGCGGCGGAGCTGACGCGGCGGCACCGGCCCGTCGACATCCTCATCAACAACGCGGGCACCATCGCCCGGGCTCCGGCGGCCGAGCACAGCGACGAAGACTGGGACCGAGTCCTGGCCGTGGACCTGACCGCCCAGTTCGTCCTCGCGCGCGAAGTCGGCCGGGCGATGCTGGCCCGCAGCACCGGGAAGATCGTATTCACCGCCTCGCTGCTCAGCTTCCAGGGCGGTATCACCGTCCCGGGCTACGCCGCGGCGAAGTCCGGCGTGGCGGGACTGACTCGGGCGCTGGCCAACGAATGGGCACCGCACGGGGTGAACGTCAACGCCATCGTGCCCGGCTACATAGCCACCGACAACAACCAGGCCCTGCGCGACGACGCCCGGCGCAACACGGCGATCCTCGACCGCATCCCCGCCGGACGGTGGGGGACGCCGGCCGACCTCGCCGGCGTGGCGGTGTTCCTTTCCTCGGCGGCATCGGACTACGTGCATGGAGCGCTCATCCCGGTCGACGGCGGCTGGCTGAGCAGGTGA